One genomic region from Natrinema caseinilyticum encodes:
- a CDS encoding DUF7384 family protein, whose product MSEEPDPARVVADADVLAADLLLGGDARNALDHVRRHSWIDLVASDRLLSETERLVATLADPDLAADHRARLETDRVRVEHPEGDHPALASAYRGRAAHVLSYDERLRSARAGLTLQPRVAVSVRSPDAFATLFDAASLYEVVEGGEYPGPDRDPRG is encoded by the coding sequence ATGTCTGAGGAACCGGATCCCGCCCGCGTCGTCGCCGACGCGGACGTCCTCGCGGCGGACCTCCTTCTCGGCGGCGACGCCCGCAACGCGCTGGATCACGTCCGGCGACACTCCTGGATCGACCTCGTCGCGAGCGATCGGCTGCTCTCCGAGACCGAGCGGCTCGTGGCGACCCTCGCCGATCCTGATCTGGCCGCCGACCACCGCGCGCGCCTCGAGACCGACCGCGTCCGCGTCGAACACCCCGAGGGCGACCATCCGGCGCTGGCGTCGGCCTATCGGGGGAGGGCGGCGCACGTGCTGTCGTACGACGAGCGGCTCCGATCGGCTAGAGCGGGCCTCACGCTGCAGCCTCGCGTTGCGGTCAGCGTTCGTTCGCCCGACGCGTTCGCTACCCTGTTCGACGCGGCGAGTCTCTACGAGGTCGTCGAGGGAGGCGAGTATCCGGGACCCGACCGAGATCCTCGCGGCTAA
- a CDS encoding guanosine monophosphate reductase — protein MNDLRTGLSYGDVLLVPNRSAVDSRSDVSLSTRFTPALELETPLVSAAMDTVTEAELAIELSRAGGIGVLHRFLTPDEQADQIAQVNAANERIAAAVGINEDYVARSDALVAAGVDALVVDVAHGHLEGALEAVERLHEEFPETDLVAGNVATPAGVEDLAAAGADCVKVGIGPGSHCTTRKVAGAGVPQLTAVDDCAAAAEDLDVTICADGGIRTSGDAVKALMAGADTVMLGSLFAGTEEAPGAVVEVEGTRYKRSRGMATTTAAEKRDDKDAEVRADEGVEALTPYKGPVADVVDEFRAGIQSGLSYCGGHTIPEAREKAEFIRVAPSAKEREGYHADQDWEGVSVDSEVPAVGESVLSDGDRSNEAESDD, from the coding sequence ATGAACGATCTCCGCACCGGTCTGAGCTACGGTGACGTCCTTCTCGTCCCGAACCGCTCGGCAGTCGATAGTCGCAGCGACGTGAGCCTCTCGACGAGGTTCACGCCGGCTCTCGAACTCGAGACGCCCCTCGTCTCCGCCGCGATGGACACCGTGACGGAAGCCGAACTGGCGATCGAACTCTCGCGCGCCGGCGGGATCGGCGTCCTCCACCGGTTTCTCACGCCGGACGAGCAAGCCGACCAGATAGCACAGGTGAACGCGGCGAACGAGCGGATCGCCGCCGCCGTCGGAATCAACGAGGACTACGTGGCCCGCAGCGACGCCCTGGTGGCGGCCGGTGTCGACGCGCTCGTCGTCGACGTCGCTCACGGCCACCTGGAAGGCGCGCTCGAGGCCGTCGAACGCCTTCACGAGGAGTTTCCGGAGACCGATCTGGTCGCCGGCAACGTCGCGACGCCCGCCGGCGTCGAGGATCTCGCGGCCGCCGGCGCCGACTGCGTGAAAGTCGGGATCGGTCCCGGATCCCACTGTACGACTCGAAAAGTCGCCGGCGCGGGCGTCCCGCAACTGACCGCCGTCGACGACTGCGCGGCCGCCGCAGAAGACCTGGACGTGACGATCTGTGCGGACGGCGGAATCCGCACCTCCGGCGACGCGGTGAAGGCGTTGATGGCCGGGGCGGACACCGTGATGCTCGGCAGTCTCTTCGCCGGCACCGAGGAGGCGCCCGGCGCCGTCGTCGAGGTCGAGGGGACGCGATACAAGCGTTCGCGCGGGATGGCGACGACGACCGCGGCCGAAAAGCGCGACGACAAGGACGCCGAGGTTCGCGCCGACGAGGGCGTCGAGGCGCTGACGCCGTACAAGGGGCCGGTCGCGGACGTCGTCGACGAGTTCCGCGCCGGAATCCAGTCGGGCCTCTCCTATTGCGGCGGCCACACGATCCCGGAGGCGCGCGAAAAGGCCGAATTCATCCGCGTCGCACCGAGCGCCAAAGAGCGCGAGGGGTACCACGCGGACCAGGACTGGGAGGGCGTCAGCGTCGATAGCGAAGTCCCGGCCGTCGGCGAATCGGTGCTCTCTGACGGTGACCGATCGAACGAAGCCGAAAGCGACGACTAG
- a CDS encoding universal stress protein: MANRILVAYDESPQATAALRHALSTYEDADIHVLHVNDPREWSSGDGIDGFFYSEAAFERSQESAESLLEEAAETAREYDTTVTTASEIGMVAESIVEYAEDNDVDLIVLGSHGRRGISRFLLGSVAERVTRRAPGSVTVIREADDEESSDEE, translated from the coding sequence ATGGCAAACCGGATTCTGGTCGCCTACGACGAATCGCCACAGGCAACCGCCGCGTTACGGCACGCGCTCTCGACCTACGAGGACGCCGACATCCACGTCCTCCACGTGAACGATCCGCGAGAGTGGTCTTCCGGGGACGGTATCGACGGCTTCTTCTACTCCGAGGCCGCGTTCGAGCGGTCACAGGAGTCAGCCGAATCGCTGCTCGAGGAGGCGGCAGAAACGGCCCGGGAGTACGATACGACGGTGACGACGGCGTCCGAGATCGGAATGGTCGCGGAATCGATCGTCGAGTACGCCGAAGACAACGACGTCGACCTTATCGTCCTCGGAAGCCACGGACGGCGCGGAATCTCGCGGTTCCTCCTCGGCAGCGTCGCAGAGCGAGTCACCCGGCGAGCGCCCGGTTCTGTGACGGTCATCCGAGAAGCGGATGACGAAGAATCGAGCGACGAGGAGTAA